ctgccatttctagctgtaGGAGAGAGCCGTCTATGATTTGTGTGaggtttggctgccatttctagctgtaGGAGAGAGCCGTCTATGATTTATGTGaggtttggctgccatttctagccaTGGAAGCTACCTTCTACACCCTCCATCGTTATCACTTTAGATTGTTGTTTTAGTTTGAGAAATATTCTGAAATGTCCAGAAATCGATACGTTTTATTGAAATCACATGGATGGAAATCAATGTCGttagttttttatttcattattcagtTGACATTTTGTTATTcatcaatactctttactcttttactcttttacttgtttcagtcatttgactgcggccatgctggagcaccgtctttaatcgagcaactcgaccccgggacttattcttttgtaagcccagtacttattctatcggtctcttttgccgaaccgctaagtaatgggaacataaacacaccagcatcggttgtcaagcaatgctagggggacaaacacagacacacaaacacacacacgcatatgtatatatatacatatatacgacgggcttctttcagtttccgtctaccaaatccactcacaaggctttggtcggcccgaggctacagtagaagacacttgcccaaggtgccatgcagtgggactgaacccagaaccaaccatgtggttggtaagcaagctacttaccacacagccactcctgtttattTTTGCTTGATTTGTCATAAAAATTCTAGGCCCTGCGAGTATCCATGTGATCATATCACTTACTAGAAACAGTAGCAGATTTCCTTTAAATTTCACCCTCCAGTCATGAATATTGAAGGCTATACTGGATAATAAAGTCAtacggcaatctttcgtctctagtagacctttccgtcgatttccgttaaaaaaattttttttttctacatatgggcttgcgggaacttttgaagtaatgagagcgaaagagactaagagaaaacgattgtatgacgagggaagttcttttgaagttgctgtgtatgtgaagcattgatgtacatgtgtgtgtgtgtgtttgatggggtgtgggggacagacagtatgttgtgtaagtgaagtgcttctgttagtatgtgtgaagagacagagtaatgtgtgaaagagagagataactgaaattttttactcggtgtatgtgtatatgtatgtatattacttcaaaagttccagCAAGCccgtatgtaaaaaaaaaaaaaaattttacggaaatcgacggaaaggtctactagagacgaaagatcgcctgtcatacatatataatgcttaagaaaaagacaggatgttCATGGATGGAGTGTCTTTCATCATATGtcagtcagagctgacctggaCTGGACAAAGACTAATGTTAGTGTCCACAGTTCgatagttttattttaaaactgttaCACAATGTGAGGGTGTCGATGTAGTTTACAAATATGTCAGCTTcacacaagattctgtgatagttaagttcatcttcatcttttaatgtccattgtccatgctggcgtgggttggatggtttgactagagctCGGAAACTGGGGAGCCACAGCAGGCTCCGGTCAGTTTTGcgaaagtttctacagctggagcctTTCCTGGTGCCAACCTCTTCATAGAGTGTGTAGGGTGCTTTCATGTCGCACCACACAATCATTTTAACGTGGTGCcacttttacatagcactgcACTACCACTTTTATGAGGAACAGCCACGGGTGCTTTTCACCAGCAGGGGGATGAGTCCTAACGCTTCTGCTGCAGAGTGCGGATCTTCTAGAGTGCAGCAAGGTGCCAGGCGTCTCGGTCTTTGTCGTATCACCTGGAAAGTTCAGCATCCTAAGTTCGTTTACCAGCACTTCATACCATGTCTTCTAGGATGTCCTACTTTCACATGTcccatctactttgagagattgacacttctttatggagctgttgaCATACAGCTCAGTTCTTAGGTTAAATGTTTAATTCTACAGTTTATCTCAATAGAAATGAATCTGTATGTTTTAAGTAGCCTCTacatcttacactgttgtttctctatAATTTCAGAACATCAGATGACATTGACATAACAGAAGAAACATCCTCAATATCTAccatgttttaaccctttagtgtttaaaccggccaaatccggcccaatatattctacatgttttatattcaaataggcgatatctagcttctcacacctaccctacaatgccattctaaaaaaaaacaatcacatcattgaaacctcaaagatataagataatgcatgattaattcaaaacaatttgagtgaaaaagtattacatttaacagagtattctgaacactaaagggttaaagactaaAAGTAAATATTATACAAGACAGATGTATAGCATTGTTTCTACAAATCTGTGGAAGAGTTCGTGTGAAAAATTTGCTAGACAAAGGCAGCAGTGGAAGTAATTaagtataaaaacaaaagcaagaaaaatatatcaactgtgatttgagaggaaaataatggaaaagagtgagaaaattaTAGACCTGACTTCCCCTGAACACATGATAAAAGAGAGGAGATCGtatgactgtgatatctgtacAAAGTCCTTCCTTCGCAAAAGTGGCCTAATtgtgcacaaacgtattcatgcaGGGGAGAaatcatatcattgtgatatctgtggtaaatcgttctctagTAGTAATTTAACTGCACACAAACGTACCCATACAGAAAAGAAACtacatcattgtgatatttgtagtaaatcattctctaacagTAGTCACTTAACTGCacataaacgtgttcatacaggagagaagccatatcattgtgatatttgtggtaaatcattctctataaGTAGTCATGTTACTgctcacaaacgtactcatacaggggagaaaccatatcactgtgatgtctgtggtaaatcattctctggaaacaCTGCCCTAACAAAACAcaatcgtattcatacaggagagagaccatttcactgtgatgtctgtgataaatcattctctcaaagtattcaCTTAActacacataaacgtattcacacaggggagaaaccgtatcattgtgatatttgtggtaaatcattcattgCAAATAATTACTTAACTAGGCAccaacgtattcacacaggagagaaaccatatgactgtgatatctgtggtaaatcattctcttatagttctggcttaactaaacacaaaagtattcatacaggggagaagctatatcactgtgatgtctgtggtagatcattctctcaaagatctcacttaactagacacaaacatattcacacgggagagaagccatatcattgtgatatctgtggaaaatcattcacTGAAAATAGTTACTTAGTtatacacaaacgtgttcatactggagagagaccatatcactgtgatatctgtggtaaatctttctctgaaaattctgccttaactaatcacaaacgtattcatacgggagaagaaccttatcattgtgatatctgtgggaaatcattctctcgaagtagtAACATagctagacacaaacgtattcatacaggagacagGCCATATGAATGTGATTACTGTGGTAGATCATTCAATGAAAATCGTgatttaactagacacaaacatattcattcgAGAGAGAACTCATAtaactgtgatgtctgtggtaaatcattctgtaacCGTAATGCCTTGACTTCACACAAGCGTGCTCATGCAAAGGAAatgccatatccctgtgatatctgtagtaaatcattttttGAAAGGGGTCACTTAATTgcac
The DNA window shown above is from Octopus sinensis linkage group LG30, ASM634580v1, whole genome shotgun sequence and carries:
- the LOC115226350 gene encoding zinc finger protein OZF-like; translation: MEKSEKIIDLTSPEHMIKERRSYDCDICTKSFLRKSGLIVHKRIHAGEKSYHCDICGKSFSNSSHLTAHKRVHTGEKPYHCDICGKSFSISSHVTAHKRTHTGEKPYHCDVCGKSFSGNTALTKHNRIHTGERPFHCDVCDKSFSQSIHLTTHKRIHTGEKPYHCDICGKSFIANNYLTRHQRIHTGEKPYDCDICGKSFSYSSGLTKHKSIHTGEKLYHCDVCGRSFSQRSHLTRHKHIHTGEKPYHCDICGKSFTENSYLVIHKRVHTGERPYHCDICGKSFSENSALTNHKRIHTGEEPYHCDICGKSFSRSSNIARHKRIHTGDRPYECDYCGRSFNENRDLTRHKHIHSRENSYNCDVCGKSFCNRNALTSHKRAHAKEMPYPCDICSKSFFERGHLIAHKRVHTGEKPNCDICGKSLTHNYQLSRHRRIHTGEKPYHCDVCGKSFSQNSDLMKHKYIHTEEKGEG